Proteins encoded together in one Papaver somniferum cultivar HN1 unplaced genomic scaffold, ASM357369v1 unplaced-scaffold_117, whole genome shotgun sequence window:
- the LOC113329809 gene encoding putative F-box protein At1g50870: protein MEKSIVRGNTDTEYSSSSSSSVVRSNFAVVQEDILKCEILSRLPVKSLMRFKCVSKTWLSLIEQDPYFADLHFERSKARPALLLVIPLRHKILDRISDELILTANLSRDRSKAEIHNILKTQLFSCNQIRGPVNGLVCFVDTANSDVRVYNISTREVTQRVRSTLLMQDPRSFHTIVNFGFDPVTRKHKVLCVYRSNPQPVQRHLDDKYKAYCEILTVGEDVWRRIDEVPPCDIGFPSVYMNGSIYYCSSKFMSRNWGNNDAVLVAFDVGSEIFRTITIPNLILNNRSSISNKYHCAYLLEVDGHIAIAYMMSAYIVKLRVYRENTGYDIKGKKPKSTNLGSREANWIEDTITLPFPWEITLWWSFYTGAGKHQILVQSEKLMASGIDSVTQYSYDLKTKTFTKIKVCGIPSSIPDDCRIKLTPTFVESLFPIQRQRSSSWVLHSNIQQECYSCTIV, encoded by the coding sequence ATGGAGAAGTCTATAGTGAGGGGTAATACTGATACTGAATACagtagtagtagcagcagcagtgttGTTAGAAGTAATTTTGCTGTTGTTCAAGAAGATATATTGAAGTGTGAGATACTAAGCCGATTACCTGTCAAGTCACTTATGCGTTTCAAATGTGTATCTAAAACTTGGTTGTCCCTAATTGAACAAGATCCATATTTTGCTGATTTACATTTTGAGCGGTCTAAAGCACGTCCAGCTCTCCTTTTGGTGATTCCACTCAGACACAAGATTCTGGATAGGATCAGTGATGAGTTAATTTTAACAGCCAATCTAAGTAGAGATAGAAGCAAAGCAGAAATTCACAATATACTGAAGACACAATTATTTAGTTGCAATCAGATTCGTGGACCAGTAAATGGTTTGGTCTGTTTCGTTGACACAGCTAATTCTGATGTTCGTGTATACAATATCAGCACTAGAGAGGTAACACAACGTGTTAGATCGACATTACTAATGCAAGATCCACGTTCTTTTCACACAATCGTTAATTTTGGATTTGATCCTGTTACTAGAAAACACAAAGTATTGTGTGTTTATCGTAGTAATCCGCAACCAGTTCAAAGACACCTTGATGATAAGTATAAAGCTTATTGTGAAATCCTGACTGTTGGAGAAGATGTATGGAGAAGGATTGATGAGGTGCCGCCTTGTGATATTGGATTTCCTTCTGTTTATATGAATGGTTCTATTTATTATTGCTCCTCTAAGTTTATGAGTCGCAATTGGGGTAATAATGATGCTGTATTAGTTGCATTTGATGTTGGTAGTGAGATTTTCAGAACGATTACAATCCCTAATCTTATCCTTAATAACAGATCTTCTATTAGTAATAAGTATCATTGTGCCTACTTGTTAGAAGTGGATGGGCACATAGCTATAGCTTATATGATGAGTGCATATATTGTTAAGCTTAGGGTATACAGAGAAAATACCGGGTATGATATCAAGGGGAAGAAGCCTAAAAGTACAAATTTGGGTTCTCGTGAGGCGAACTGGATTGAAGATACTATTACATTACCTTTTCCTTGGGAAATTACTCTATGGTGGTCTTTTTATACTGGTGCGGGAAAGCACCAGATACTCGTACAATCTGAGAAACTGATGGCTAGTGGAATAGACTCCGTCACTCAATATTCTTACGACCTGAAGACGAAGACGTTCACCAAAATTAAAGTCTGTGGGATTCCCTCTTCTATTCCAGATGATTGCCGTATTAAATTGACTCCAACTTTTGTCGAAAGCCTTTTTCCCATTCAGAGACAGAGAAGCAGTAGCTGGGTACTTCACTCAAATATTCAGCAAGAGTGTTATTCTTGTACGATAGTCTGA